The sequence TATAAATTGTTTGTTCATAGAAATAGCAACAATTGTTTTCTTATTACAATTATTACTATTTATTGTAACTCCTAAATATTTTGGAGATCCAATTTTAACTAAAACGTTATTTACAATTCCTTCCATTCCCTTTCCTATAATCTCCTGAAAATTTTTTGTAGAATAATACTCTTGTATGGATAATTCTGAAAATATTCTTTTACTTAATGGGTGATTCGAATTTCTTAATAAAGAGGCAATAATTTTTTTATCCTTATCCTTAAGGAAAGGACCTAAAAAAAAAATTTTTTCTTTATCTGGATCTGTAAGAGTTCCTGTTTTGTCAAAAATTAAAGTACTTATTGTGGCAATTCGTTCCATTGTAAAAATATCTTTCACATAAAATCCTTTTTTAGAAAAAAATCGTATGATATTCCAAAGTATAAATGGAGCAGAAAGAACGACAGCACAAGGACAAGTAATAATTAACACAGAAAATACAGTTTGAAATACTTTTGTTGGATCAATAAAAAACCAACATATTCCAGTTGTTATAGAAATGATTAAAACAATAGGAGTAAAATATTGACTAAATTTATTGGATATCGAATTTAAGAGTTTTTTTTTACGAAACCTTTTCTTATTCCATAATAAACTTAGATAACTTTTATCTACTTCTTTAATGACTTTTAAACAAATAGCTTCTCCTTTTTGTTTAGATCCAGCATAAATACGTTCTCCAATTTTTTTTCTTATTAAATAAGATTCTCCTGTAATAAAGCTGTTATCCAATAGAGCGTTTCCTTTTATTAGGATGGAATCTACAGGGATAATTTCTTCATTTCTAATTATTATTATATCCCCCTTTTTTAAGGAGGAAAGTAAAATATTTTCTTCTTGGTTATTATTTTTAATCTTGGATACTGAAATAGGATAAAAAGACTTATAATTTTTTTCAAAAGAAAGTATTTGACTATGAGTATGAACTTGAAACATTTTGCTGATTAGCAAAAAAAAGTAAAAACCCGCAAGACTATCAAAATATCCATATCCTAAATCAAAAAAAACTTCATAACAACTCCATGAAAAAAGTACCAATACTCCAATAGAAATAGGAACATCTATATTAAAAATATGTTTTTTTATCCCTAAAAAAGCGGATTGAACATGATCTACAAATGAAAAGAAAACAATAGGTAAAGAAAGAATTAACATTAAATAACGGAAAAAATGACGTTTTTCTAAAAACCATAGATCTTCCTTGGCTCCTCCTATGTATTCTGGAATGGCTAATAACATAATATTTCCAAAGCAGAAAAAAGAAACGGCTAATTTCCCTATTAATTTTCTATCGAATATTTTTTTTTTTTTTTTTTTTTCTAAAGATTCAAAATTAATAGACGGTTTATAACCGATATTTTTAAGAAATAAGGCCAATTCACTCAATCTTAATTCCCTATTATTGAATGTTATTCCAACTTCCTTACTGGAAAAATCAACAGTAGATTCAAGAATACTTTTATGAATATTGGACAAATTTTCCAAAATAAGGACACATGAACTACAGTGAATGGAAGGTATGAAAAAACGAACGAAAGTAATATCTTCATTTTTAAAATCAATTATCTTTCCTGCAATTTTTTCATCGTCAAGAAAATAAAAACTTTCAGTTTTTTTCATGGTTTCTGAAAAATAGATTTCATTTCTTTTTCCCTATATATTTTTTATATTCTTCCAACGACATCAATTCGTGGTATTCTTTTTTATTCAAAATTTTTATTTGGAGTATCCATCCTTTATCATAAGAATTTTTGTTGATATACTCCGGATGAGACAATAAATTTTTATTAAATTCAAGGATAATTCCTGAAACTGGCATAAATAAATCTGAAACAGTTTTTACCGCTTCTATTGTTCCAAAAACATTTCCTCCTTTTATTTTTGTTCCTACAATGGAATCCTCTATATCCAAATAGACAATATCTCCTAACTCATTTTGAGCAAAATGAGTAATTCCCACGTAGGCTTTTTCATTTTTATTTACAGTCTCCATATCCAATCCTATCCATTCATGATTTTTGCTATACTTTAAATTATTGGGGTTCATTTTATCTATCTTTCTTGTCGGTTTATTTTAATTTTTTTTTTTAAAAAAAAGGAAAATTTTATCTAAAAAATGAATCCAAAAAAAAGAACCGATATGCTCGGTTTTATCTTTTTTTATTTCGATTAAATATTGATCTATTTTTTTTTCTATTTCTCTAGAATTTTCTTTATCCAATTTCCATAAAAAGTACTTCTCTATTTGATGAATTAATCTCTCCGAATAATTTAATGACGTGGCATAACCAGCTTTTTTCAATCCTATAGCCCAAGCTTTATAATCGTTTTTTTCAAGATCAAATAATTCAGAATAACGCGGATTTTTCAAAAACTTTGAATGATCATTAAAAGATTCCCGAACTGAATTGTATTTTCGAAAACATTCTCTTGGAAGATCGTCGTCATGATAATAAATATTGCCCTTCCAATTTCTTCCACATTTTATTCCAAAGTGGTTATTGGCATCTTTAGCTAGAATACTATTTCCCATAGATGATTCTAAGATCCCTTGTCCTAATTTAATACTAGCTGGTATTCCAAATTTTTCCATTTCTTCAACAGCAAATAAAGCATACTTTTTAATATAGATGATAACATCTTTTCTTTCTTTTTTTTCATCCATTGAAAATAGAAAGTGGATGAAAAACAAAAAGTAAAAAAAATTTTTCATTTTTTTCCGTAAAATTACAGATCTTTCGTATAGGGGAATAGATGAATAGATTCAGTCAAAAGTAATGAATGACTTTATTTTCTATTTCCGAAAATAACCGTTCCTAAACGAATAATGGTGCTTCCATATTCTATAGCAATTGGATAATCTTTACTCATTCCCATGGAAAGAACATTGTGTCGATATTTATTTTTACATTCATAATATATTTTATTCAAACCATCAAATTCGTGACGTATTTGTTGAATAGATCCATGAAGAGTTCCCATTCCCATTATTCCAATAATTTTTACATTTTTCATATTTCTATAATTGTCATCTTCCAAAATATCATAGGCTTCTTTATTTGTGATGCCATATTTATTAGTTACATTTCCAATGTTTATTTGTAACAAGCAGTTTATGATACGATTATGTTTTAATGCTATTTTATTTATTATTTGAATATGTTCAATTTTTTGAACACTATGAATTAGATGAATGAAAGGAATTATATATTTCAATTTGTTACTTTGTATTTTTCCAATCATATGCCAACGAATATCCTTTGGTAATTTTTGATATTTTTGAATCATTTCTTGAACATAACTTTCTCCAAAATCTCTATGTCCTATTTTATACAGTTTTTTGATAGAAGATATTTCTTGCTTTTTAGATACGGCTAAAATATTTATGTTTTTAGGAATTGATTTTCTTATAGAAAGAAAACGATATTCGATGTCATTCATGTTTACGAAAATTTTTTTTCAAATTCTTTCATTATAGAAATTAAAAACTGAACACTTTCTAATGGAAGGGCGTTGTATATACTAGCACGATATCCACCTAAAGATCTATGTCCATCCAATCCAACTATATTCTCTTTCTCCCATGTTTCATTAAATTTACTTTCTAAATGTTTTTTCTTTAAAAAAAAAGTAACATTCATGTTAGAACGATCCTCTTTGTGAATTTTGTTTTCGAATAGATTATTTCTATCTATTTCCTCATACAATAATTTTGCTTTTTGTTGATTTTCTTTTTCCAAAATAGAAATTCCTCCTTTTTTTTCTATCCATTCTAAGGTTAACATGGAAGTATAAATAGAAAATATATTTGGTGTATTTAAAATGCTTTTATTTTTGATATGAATTTTATAATCCAAATAAGAAGGGATTTCTTTTTTTATTTTTCCTAAAATTTCTTTTCTCACAATAACGATAGTCATTCCTGCAGAACTAATATTTTTTTGTGCAGAAGCATAGATTAAACCAAACTGACAAAAATCCAATTTCCTACTAAAAATATCTGAGGACATATCACAAATCATTGGTATAGAAGAGATAGGAAAATTTTTCATTTGTGTTCCAACAATAGTATTATTGGAAGTGCAATGAAAATAATCTACATGATCTGGAATGTGGTAATTTTTAGATATATAGGAATAGTTTTTTTCTATTCCTGAAAAAATAATTCTTACTTTTCCAAATTTTCTAGCTTCTTGAATAGCCTTATTAGCCCATATTCCTGTATCTAAATAAGCTGCTTCTTTTTTCATTAAATTATATGGGACCATTGTAAATTGTAAAGTGGCTCCTCCTTGAAGAAAAAGAACGGCATAACCGTCATTTAAATTCATCAATCGTTTGACTAAATTTGTAGTTTTTTCCAATATTTCTAGAAAATCTTTACTTCTATGAGATATTTCAAGCAAAGATAAACCATGTTGATGATAATCTATGACAGCTTGAGCTGATTTTTTAATCACTGTTTCTGGTAAAACAGAAGGACCTGCATTGAAATTATATATTTTCATAATAACTAATTTTTTCCAAAATTAAAAAAATACTGATTGAATTTATTTTATTCTGGAATACAAAAGTTATATTTTTACTCCTAATATCCTCTTTGTTTTCTCTGTAATTTTGAATCTATCATCCAAACGATTTCCTATGACCAAAATAATATTTCCATTTCCATTAACCAATAACCATGTTTGTTCTTTTTCCAAAAAAGAAAATTTTTTATCCTTATAATACTTGCTTAATTTTTTTTTCCCTTTCATATTCAAAGGAAAAAAAAAGTCGCCTTTTCTCCATGTTCTTAATTGTAAAGGAAATTGAATCTTGTCAAAATCTATGAAGGACATATTCTTGTAATTTTCTTTCTTTGGATCCAAAAAAAATTCTATTCTAATTGGCAAAAAGTCCATTATACAACAAAATTTTATATTTTGTATAATATGGACTTTTTTATTTTTTGCTTCAAGAAACTTTTTTTCTACTAAAATCCAATAATCTCTATTTTTGACGATACGATATTTTTTTGATAGTAGTTGTTTTCCAGATTGTGCATGAAGAAGATGTTTTAAATTTTTTATATCACAAAATCCATATGGAAAAAAAAATTTGAATAAATAAAAAGACAAGGGTTGTAAATTTTTTATTTTTTTGCATTCTATTTTCCAAAGAAATGGATTATTTTTTTTTTCCACTGTTATCTCTTGATGGATTCTTTGAATCTCTTTTTCTATAAAAGAATTTTCCTGATTAAGATATTCTATACTTTTTTTAAACCCCTTATAAAATAGATCTGAAAAAGTAGATGAAACCAAACGAATTTTATTTCTTATATATTTTTCATTTTTATTAGTACTATCCAATCTCCATTTTATATTTTTTATTTGAGCATAATGTAAAATTTCTTTTTTAGTAAAATTAGAAAGAGGACGAATAAATTTTCTTTTTTTTCTAGGAATTCCTAACAATCCTTTAATTCCTGTTCCTCTCATCATATTGATAAAAAAAGTTTCTATAGAATCGTTTAAATGATGTCCTAATGCTATATATTCATAATATTTTAATAGCTCCTCAAACCAATCATATCTAAGTTTTCTAGCAGCCATTTGTATGGATAATTTTCGTTTTTTAGAAAAATCCAAAGTATTAAACCGCTTAATATGACATAAAATATGTTTTCTAACACAAAAATTTCTTACAAAAATTTCATCTTCATTAGATTCTTGATCTCTTAGGGTAAAATTACAGTGAGCCACACTTAATGTAATATTAGGAACATTTAGTAATAAATTCAGAAGAACCATACTGTCTACCCCTCCGCTTACAGCAACACAAATATTTTTTTTCTGATTATCAAAGGAAAAATATCTTATGATTTCCTCTAAAAAAAAATGATCATCTAACGTCATAATTAAACGATTAAATATTTTATAATTTCTTGAACTATTTCGTCTTTGGATTTTTCGGTCACATTAATTTTTTTATAAGATTTTTCATAAAAAAAAATTCTTTTTGAGAAATGCTTCATAATAAATTTAAATAATTCATTCTTAGAAAAATGAGATATTAATGGTCTATTCTTTTTTTCTTTATATAATCTTTTAAACAATGTGTAAATATTTGTCTTTAGATAAAAAGTTTTCGAAAATTTGTTTAATAAATAAATATTGTTGTAATAACAAGGAGTTCCACCTCCAACAGATAGAATATATTGTTTATGCTTTTTTAAAATTTTCTGAAGCATTAAATGTTCTATTTTTCTAAAAAATTTTTCTCCTTTTTTTTTAAAGATATTATCAATAGTATCCTGTTCTTTTTTGATCAGTATAGAATCTAAATCATAAAAATTCCATTTCAACTTGTAGGATAAAATTTTCCCTATAGAAGTTTTTCCACAGCCCATATATCCAATTAAAGTTACTCTCATAAAAACATAAAATTTCTAGTATATTTGTAAAGACCTGATAGCTCAGCTGGTAGAGCATTACACTTTTAATGTAAGGGTCCTGGGTTCGAATCCCAGTCAGGTCATTTTTTATTCATTCTTTCTATTTTATTTCTAACACTGTTGGACAATGATCAGAATATGATATTTCAGAAAGTAAATAAGCATTGATCATTTCCTTCTTCAAAGAATGGCTTACCATTGCATAATCAATCCTCCACCCCTTATTATTTTTCTTTGCATTATAACGATAACTCCACCAACTATAATGTCTAGCTTCCTTAACATAATTCCTAAAACTATCGATAAATCCTAAATTTAAAAAATCATTCATCCATTTTCTTTCCCTTGGCAAAAAACCTGAAATATCCCGATTGCGTACTGGATCATGAATATCTATTTTTTTATGGCAAATATTATAATCCCCACAAATAATGAGATTTGGAAATTCTCTTTTCATCTTTTGTACGTAATCAAAAAAATGATCCATGAAATAAAATTTAAAATTTAATCTATTTTTCATATCCTTTCCTGAAGGAATATAAAGACTGATCACGGATATTTTTTTGAAGTCTAAGCGCAATATCCTTCCTTCTTGATCAATAGAATCTATTCCTATTCCATATTCTATATGATCCGGTTTTTTCTTGCACAAAATTCCTACGCCACTATATCCTTTTCTTTTTGTTGAAGGGAACCAATAATGATAATACCCCAAATCATCAATTCTATTGGTTTCTATTTGTTCTGGAAAAGCTTTTATTTCTTGTAAACATAAAATATCTGGGTTGCTTTTTTCAATCCAATTGAACAACCCTTTTTTTATTCCAGATCTAATTCCATTAATATTATAACTAACAATTTTCATAAAAAAAATTTTTTATTAAAAGTAATCGTTCCTAATAACAAAAATGGAAAATAATATTCAAAATAGTTTTTTATATTTGCTCATTAAGAAATCCAGAGAGATTAATAAAAAGCTATAGTATTTATGTAGGTGTAGGATGGATAAACTTAAAATAGCTATTCAAAAATCAGGTCGTCTTTATGAAGACTCCATCAAATTGCTTAAAGATTGCAGTATAGAAGTTAATATTGGAATAGACAAATTAAAAACAACAGCTCTTAATTTTCCACTAGAAATACTTTTTCTACGAGATGATGATATTCCTCAATATTTAGAAGATGGAGTCGCTGATATAGGGATTGTTGGAAAGAATGTTCTTTTGGAGAAAAGAAAAAAAATAAAAATAGAAGAAACTTTGGGATTTGGTAAATGTCGTCTTTCTATAGCTACGCCAAAATCTTTAATTTACAAAAATATAGATGATTTAAATGGAAAAAGAATAGCTACAAGCTATCCATTTTTGGTTAAAGAATTTTTTGAAAAAAAATATATAAAAGCAGAAATTCACGAAATATCTGGAGCTGTAGAAATAGCTCCTGGAATAGGATTAGCAGATTGTATTTGCGATTTGGTTAGCAGTGGGTCCACACTTTTTATGAATGGACTAAAAGAAGTCGAAACAATTCTTCAATCTGAAGCAGTTTTAGCCTCAAATATTCATCTAGAATCTCCAAAAAGTATTATAATGGACAAATTGCTTTTTCGTATTCGATCTGTAAAAAAAGCTAAAAATAATAAATACATTCTTTTAAACGTTCCTAACGAACGATTAGAAAAAATAATATCCTATCTTCCAGGAATTAAAAGTCCAGTTATTCTTCCATTAGCAAATTCAAAATGTAGTTCTGTACATTCTGTAGTCAATGAAAATGATTTTTGGGGTATTATAGAAAATTTGAAATCTCTTGGAGCAAAAGATATATTAGTTCTTCCAATAGAAAAAATTATACTTTAACATATTAACAATAATGGATATTCAAGTATACACACATCCTCCATTTAATACCTGGAAATCTATTATAGAACGACCTAAAAAAGAAGATTTACCAGATGTATCTACTATTATAAATAATGTGAGAATATATGGAGATATAGCTTTAAAAAGCTATACGAATAAATATGATGGCTTGAATATAAGATATATTCAAGTAACGAAAGAAGATATTGATAAAGCCAGTATGAAAATTTCAAATTCTTTGAAAGAATCTATTGAAATAGCATATGAAAACATTCTATGTTTTCATCAAAAACAAATTCATAAAGAATCTAAGATTGAGATTTTACCAGGAGTTACTTGTTGGAGAAAATCTGTTCCTATAGAAAAAGTAGGATTTTATATTCCTGGAGGTTCCGCTCCTTTATTATCCACTGTATTGATGTTAGGAATTCCAGCTAAATTGGCAGGATGCGAAGATATAATTCTATGTTCTCCTCCAAATAAAAATGGATCCATTCATCCTTCTATTCTATATACAGCTAAAAAATATATAGGAATTACACGAATATATCAAGTAGGAGGAGCTCAAGCTATTGCAGCTATGGCTTATGGAACAGAAAGTATTCCTTCTGTATACAAAATATTTGGTCCAGGAAATTCTTATGTAACAATGGCCAAACAAATAGTATCCAAAAATTTAGCTGTTGCTATAGATATTCCTGCAGGACCTTCAGAAAGTGTTATATTGGCAGATAGTACAGCTAATCCAGAATATGTAGCTTCTGATTTTATTTCTCAATCGGAACATGACATGGAAAGTTACATTCTTTTAGTTACTGTAAATGAATATGAATGGATAGAAACAGTAAAAAGTGAATTAAAAAAGCAATTAATCAATCTTTCCAATAATAATAGAGAACATATAATTAAAAAGTCTTTGGAAAAAAGTAAAATGATTATTCTTTCTTCTTTAGAAGAATGCATTAATCTAATCAATCAAGTAGCTCCAGAACATCTTATTATTAATTGTAATAATGCTTCTTATTGGAGTGAAAAGATAAAAAATGCTGGATCTATATTCCTGGGAAATTATTCTCCGATCAGTGTCGGAGATTATGCTTCTGGAACTAATCATGTACTTCCTACATCTGGTTATGCTAAATTTTATAGTGGAGTATCTGTCAATAGTTTTATTAAGAAAATAACTGTTCAAAAAATATCCAAGAAAGGATTGAGAAGTCTTTCAAAATGTATCAATGTATTATCTTCTGAAGAAGGGTTAATAGCTCATCAAAAATCCATTAATATTAGATTAAAAAATTAAATGCATGAGTAGTTTCAATTTAAATTCCTTAATCAGAGATAACATTTTAAAAATAGATCCTTATCTTTCTGCTAGAGAAGAATATTCTAAAAAAGGAAACGAATACATTCTTCTAGATGCTAATGAAAATTCTTTTGGAGCTCCTTTATCTTTTTCTAATTCTTACAATAGATATCCGGATCCATTACAAATGGAATTAAAAAGAAAAATATCCGAAATAAAGAAAATTTCTCCATCCAAAATTTTTTTAGGAAATGGAAGCGATGAAATTATTGATTTAATTTATCGTATCTTTTCTCGTCCAAACAGAGATCATTCCATTATTTTTCCTCCTACATATGGAATGTATGAAGTGAGTGGAAAAATTCATGGAGTAGATATTGTGAAAGTTCTTTTAACTGAGGAAAATTATCAATTAAATTTGAAAAAGATAAAAGAAGTAATCAATCCATATAGTAGAATAATTTTTATTTGTTCCCCGAATAATCCTACTGGAAATAATTTAAAAAGAAAAGATATTCAAAAAATAATCAAAAAATTTACCGGGGTTGTTGTTTTGGACGAAGCTTATATTGATTTTTCAGAACAAGAATCTTTTTCTGTAGAAATAGAAAAATACCCTAATTTAATTATTTTACAAACACTTTCTAAATCTTGGGGATTAGCTGGATTAAGAATAGGAATAGCTATTACTTCTGAAGACATCATTCAGTGGATGAATAAAGTAAAGTTTCCTTATAATATCAGTAAAATTTCACAAAAAATAGCTATTCAAGCACTGGAAAATAAGGATTTATTTTTTTATCATCTAAAAAATATTCTTTCAGAAAGAAAATATATGGAGGAGGCTTTAAATAAAATTCCTATCATACAGAAAGTATATCCTAGTTCCTCAAATTTTTTATTAGTTAAAGTTTCTTTTCCTTCAAGAAAAATTTATAAATATTTGGTTGAAAAAAACGTTATTGTTAGAGATCGTTCAAAAATAATTTTGTGTGATGAATGTTTAAGAATAACAATAGGTACTCATGAAGAAAATGAATATTTGATAAACCAAATGAAAAAATACTCCGAAAAATTCATTATAAAATGAAAAAAATATTGTTTATTGATAGAGATGGGACCATCATCAAAGAACATCCTCCTACTTATCAAATTGATTCCCTGGAAAAAGTAAATTTTTATCCAAGAGTTATATTTTTTTTAACGAAAATAGTTCATGATTTGGATTATGATTTAGTTATGGTAACCAATCAAGATGGTTTGGGAACTGAAAAATTTCCTGAAAAAAATTTTTGGCCTATACATAATCATATATTAAAAATATTAAAAACAGAAGGAATCAATTTTTCTTCCGTTCATATAGATAGAACTATTCCAGAAGAAAATTCTTCTACTAGAAAACCTGGTACAGATATGCTAAATATTTATTTAAAAAATCCGGATTACAATATTGAACATTCTTTTGTTATTGGGGATAGGATAACGGATATTTTATTGGCTAAAAACTTAGGATGTAAGTCCATATGGATAAATGAAGATGATAAAGAAAAAGAGTTTTCCATAAAAAAAAATTCTTTAAAAGAAGTAATAGTCTTAAAAACTGATAATTGGAAAAAAATTTACGAATATTTAAAATATGTATCTAATAAAAGATTTATACATAGAAGAAAAACATTAGAAACAGATGTAAAAATCACTATTCAACTTTATGGTGGAGAAGGAAAATCGGAGATACAAACAGGGTTAGGCTTTTTTGATCATCTTCTAGAACAAATGGCTTTTCACAGTGGAATAGATATGAATATTCATACAAAGGGAGATCTTAAGGTAGATGAACATCACACTATAGAAGATACTGCCATTACTTTAGGAGAAGTTTTTCATCGATCTATAGATAAAAGAGGAATAGAACGTTATGGTTTTTTTTCTGTTCCTATGGATGATTGTTTAGCTACTGTAGCATTAGATCTTGGAGGAAGAAGTGAATTATCTTGGAAAGCAAAGTTTTTAAGAGAAAAAATAGGAAAAGTTCCTACGGATATGTTCATCCATTTTTTTAAATCTTTTTCTTTCCATGCTAAATGTAATCTATATATTAAAGCTATAGGAGAAAATGATCATCATAAGATAGAATCTATTTTTAAAGCTTTTTCTAGAGCTCTTAAAATGGCTATACAACGACGAATAAATAATAATAAATTACCTAGTTCTAAAGGTCTATTGTAAAAATTTTGAGATAAAATTATGAAAACAATTGTTATAAAATATCCTGCTGGAAATGTACAATCTGTTCTTTTTGCTTTAGAAAGAATAGGAGTAGAAGCTGTTGTAACAAATTCCATAGAGTCCATTCAAAATGCGGAAAAAGTTATTTTACCTGGTGTAGGAGAAGCGAATTCCGCTATGAAATGCTTAAGAGAAAAGAAATTGGACCTTATTTTATCTAAATTGAAACAACCTGTATTGGGTATATGTTTAGGAATGCAATTACTTTGCCAATATTCAGAAGAAAGCAGCACAACCTGTATAGGTATTTTTGATTCATTGGTCAGAAAATTTCAATCAAAAAATAAAAAAAAAAAAATCCCTCAAATAGGTTGGAATACTATTCATCAATTAAAAGGACCTTTATTTGAAAATATTCCAGATGGAAGTTATCAATATTTTGTACATAGTTATTA comes from Blattabacterium sp. (Mastotermes darwiniensis) str. MADAR and encodes:
- the hisB gene encoding bifunctional histidinol-phosphatase/imidazoleglycerol-phosphate dehydratase HisB, with the translated sequence MKKILFIDRDGTIIKEHPPTYQIDSLEKVNFYPRVIFFLTKIVHDLDYDLVMVTNQDGLGTEKFPEKNFWPIHNHILKILKTEGINFSSVHIDRTIPEENSSTRKPGTDMLNIYLKNPDYNIEHSFVIGDRITDILLAKNLGCKSIWINEDDKEKEFSIKKNSLKEVIVLKTDNWKKIYEYLKYVSNKRFIHRRKTLETDVKITIQLYGGEGKSEIQTGLGFFDHLLEQMAFHSGIDMNIHTKGDLKVDEHHTIEDTAITLGEVFHRSIDKRGIERYGFFSVPMDDCLATVALDLGGRSELSWKAKFLREKIGKVPTDMFIHFFKSFSFHAKCNLYIKAIGENDHHKIESIFKAFSRALKMAIQRRINNNKLPSSKGLL
- the hisC gene encoding histidinol-phosphate transaminase; the encoded protein is MSSFNLNSLIRDNILKIDPYLSAREEYSKKGNEYILLDANENSFGAPLSFSNSYNRYPDPLQMELKRKISEIKKISPSKIFLGNGSDEIIDLIYRIFSRPNRDHSIIFPPTYGMYEVSGKIHGVDIVKVLLTEENYQLNLKKIKEVINPYSRIIFICSPNNPTGNNLKRKDIQKIIKKFTGVVVLDEAYIDFSEQESFSVEIEKYPNLIILQTLSKSWGLAGLRIGIAITSEDIIQWMNKVKFPYNISKISQKIAIQALENKDLFFYHLKNILSERKYMEEALNKIPIIQKVYPSSSNFLLVKVSFPSRKIYKYLVEKNVIVRDRSKIILCDECLRITIGTHEENEYLINQMKKYSEKFIIK
- the hisH gene encoding imidazole glycerol phosphate synthase subunit HisH; the protein is MKTIVIKYPAGNVQSVLFALERIGVEAVVTNSIESIQNAEKVILPGVGEANSAMKCLREKKLDLILSKLKQPVLGICLGMQLLCQYSEESSTTCIGIFDSLVRKFQSKNKKKKIPQIGWNTIHQLKGPLFENIPDGSYQYFVHSYYASLGKYTIAKTEYIVSYSSALQKKNFYAVQFHPEKSSYVGHKILENFIRL
- the hisD gene encoding histidinol dehydrogenase, whose translation is MDIQVYTHPPFNTWKSIIERPKKEDLPDVSTIINNVRIYGDIALKSYTNKYDGLNIRYIQVTKEDIDKASMKISNSLKESIEIAYENILCFHQKQIHKESKIEILPGVTCWRKSVPIEKVGFYIPGGSAPLLSTVLMLGIPAKLAGCEDIILCSPPNKNGSIHPSILYTAKKYIGITRIYQVGGAQAIAAMAYGTESIPSVYKIFGPGNSYVTMAKQIVSKNLAVAIDIPAGPSESVILADSTANPEYVASDFISQSEHDMESYILLVTVNEYEWIETVKSELKKQLINLSNNNREHIIKKSLEKSKMIILSSLEECINLINQVAPEHLIINCNNASYWSEKIKNAGSIFLGNYSPISVGDYASGTNHVLPTSGYAKFYSGVSVNSFIKKITVQKISKKGLRSLSKCINVLSSEEGLIAHQKSINIRLKN